Proteins encoded together in one Triticum dicoccoides isolate Atlit2015 ecotype Zavitan chromosome 7B, WEW_v2.0, whole genome shotgun sequence window:
- the LOC119339190 gene encoding PHD finger protein ALFIN-LIKE 2-like codes for METARAPAAPATSRPRTVEAIFRDFNARRAGLVRALTSDVDDFFDSCDPDKENLCLYGHPDGTWEVSLPAEEVPPELPEPALGINFARNGMNLRDWLSLVTVHSDSWLLSVAFFLSPWPAPVVVYFRCIDRFFDAS; via the exons ATGGAGACGGCCCGGGCCCCAGCCGCCCCCGCGACGTCCAGGCCGCGCACCGTGGAGGCCATCTTCAGGGACTTCAACGCGCGCCGCGCCGGCCTCGTCCGCGCGCTCACCTCCG ATGTCGACGACTTCTTCGACAGCTGCGACCCAG ATAAGGAGAACCTCTGCCTCTACGGCCACCCCGACGGGACCTGGGAGGTgtcgctgccggcggaggaggtgcCCCCCGAGCTGCCTGAGCCGGCCCTCGGCATCAATTTCGCCCGCAACGGCATGAACCTCCGCGACTGGCTCTCCCTCGTCACCGTCCACTCCGACTCATGGCTCCTCTCCGTCGCCTTCTTCTTATCTCCGTGGCCTGCTCCTGTTGTAGTATATTTCAGATGCATAGATAGATTCTTCGATGCTTCCTAG